The Xenopus tropicalis strain Nigerian chromosome 7, UCB_Xtro_10.0, whole genome shotgun sequence genome includes a region encoding these proteins:
- the axin2 gene encoding axin-related protein isoform X2 gives MSSAGVLTCIPDSGRIFRETSLRPPVPGQETKNYKSEKFTMDSQHLRHKEDYIREAEGCVANDSRFSRWGRSLNLLLDDQDGATLFRMYLEGEGLVDLLSFWFACNGFRAMDPLEPKTSKTAKAIYRWYVQNSSAVSCRLKPSTRTQVKECVKNQQLNKTVFDQAQQEIQRAMEQEAFTSFLQSDICKEYARGVEDSPTPESPGPGLPTLAEDEEFGGLHHFSSGMGKINRAFCRIPPRNQRSHFRKSEPSYQYFAPAASINDSEISSDALTEDSMSMTDGSVDGIPPYRSKKQREIHRSVSANGQVPLPFVPRTMRPPAEMMPASPAEFAAKLTIALERVKKQREAEEKLEERLQRLKEEDEKAEYDIPPSSHEAVPGSAVEDDPQSILDDHVSRVLKTPANLSPRSQSPFVQRKGKFQPAFSKGQSSISCHLRPKVPQGMESSTTSTLEHRSSVSQLPRSSRKPEGCTQSHRAEEGTSAAVLTTPLSPEQEAERNHSVLQWVLESAKLMKKHHRETPASVTHCPELKKATHRAASQPAHLFLQDTSMPPLTAPNTLDQLEEARRRLVEDKRVPKLHKSRCVQSATMKEKGKTVESVPSSAFSTLKLSDEHKTAKKASSDCQGQGLAIVYYFCGERIPYMIRTKEPSLTLQEFKELLSKKGSYKYYFKKESHEFECNAVFQEVSEEDAVLPLFEEKIICKVERAC, from the exons ATGAGTTCTGCTGGAGTATTGACCTGCATCCCAGACTCTGGACGTATCTTCAGGGAAACTTCTTTGCGTCCACCTGTACCAGGCCAGGAGACTAAAAACTACAAG tCTGAAAAGTTCACCATGGATTCTCAGCACTTAAGACACAAGGAAGATTATATCCGTGAAGCTGAAGGCTGCGTTGCCAACGATTCCCGCTTCTCCAGATGGGGCAGGTCTCTAAATCTTCTACTCGATGACCAGGATGGAGCTACGCTTTTCCGCATGTACTTGGAAGGGGAAGGTCTTGTGGATCTTTTAAGTTTTTGGTTTGCTTGCAATGGATTTAGGGCTATGGACCCGTTGGAACCCAAGACATCAAAAACTGCTAAAGCCATATATCGCTGGTATGTACAAAATAGTTCAGCAGTTTCATGCCGCTTAAAGCCATCTACCCGTACCCAAGTGAAGGAGTGTGTGAAGAACCAGCAACTGAATAAGACTGTGTTTGACCAGGCCCAACAAGAGATACAAAGGGCAATGGAGCAGGAGGCATTTACCTCTTTTTTGCAGTCCGATATATGCAAGGAGTATGCTCGTGGTGTTGAAGACAGTCCAACTCCAGAGAGTCCTGGGCCTGGGCTTCCAACGTTGGCCGAGGATGAGGAGTTTGGAGGGTTACACCATTTTTCTTCTGGAATGGGGAAAATAAATCGTGCCTTCTGTCGGATCCCTCCTAGAAACCAAAG gtCTCATTTTCGGAAGTCGGAACCGAGCTATCAGTACTTTGCACCCGCAGCCAGTATCAACGATAGTGAGATATCCAGTGATGCCCTGACAGAAGACAGTATGTCCATGACAGATGGCAGTGT AGATGGGATTCCACCGTATCGTTCAAAAAAGCAGAGGGAGATCCATCGGAGTGTCAGTGCCAATGGCCAAGTGCCTTTGCCTTTTGTTCCA AGGACGATGCGCCCACCGGCAGAGATGATGCCAGCCAGCCCGGCGGAGTTTGCGGCCAAGCTAACAATCGCTTTGGAGCGAGTAAAGAAACAGAGGGAGGCTGAAGAGAAACTGGAAGAAAGGTTGCAGAGGTTAAAAGAG GAAGACGAAAAAGCTGAATACGACATCCCACCGTCCAGTCACGAGGCCGTACCCGGAAGCGCTGTAGAGGACGATCCACAGTCCATCCTTGATGACCACGTATCCAGGGTCTTGAAAACGCCGGCAAATCTGTCGCCAAGATCTCAGTCCCCTTTCGTTCAAAGAAAAGGCAAATTTCAACCGGCCTTCTCGAAAGGGCAGAGTTCCATATCTTGCCACTTGCGTCCCAAAGTCCCTCAGGGTATGGAATCCAGCACTACGTCAACGTTAGAGCACCGAAGCTCTGTAAG CCAACTCCCAAGGAGCTCCAGAAAACCAGAAGGTTGCACCCAGTCCCACAGAGCGGAGGAAGGAACCTCGGCCGCCGTGCTGACCACTCCTCTTTCTCCAGAGCAGGAAGCCGAGCGCAACCACAGTGTCCTGCAATGGGTTCTAGAAAGCGCAAAGTTGATGAAAAAGCACCACCGCGAAACACCTGCCAG TGTCACTCATTGCCCTGAACTAAAGAAGGCTACACACCGTGCAGCATCCCAACCAGCACATTTGTTCCTGCAAGATACTTCCATGCCGCCCCTTACGGCTCCCAACACTCTGGATCAACTGGAAGAGGCCAGAAGACGTCTTGTAGAAGATAAGAGAGTTCCCAAACTTCATAAGTCCAG GTGTGTACAGTCTGCCACAatgaaagaaaaaggcaaaacagTGGAAAGCGTCCCGTCATCTGCCTTCTCTACTCTAAAACTTTCAGATGA gcaTAAGACAGCCAAGAAAGCAAGTTCAGATTGTCAGGGTCAAGGACTTGCCATCGTCTACTACTTCTGTGGTGAAAGGATTCCGTACATGATCCGTACCAAGGAGCCAAGCTTGACGCTACAAGAGTTCAAAGAGTTGTTGAGCAAGAAAGGAAGTTACAA GTATTATTTCAAAAAGGAGAGCCATGAGTTTGAATGCAATGCTGTTTTCCAAGAAGTGTCTGAAGAAGACGCCGTGCTACCTTTATTTGAGGAAAAAATCATCTGCAAGGTGGAAAGGGCATGTTGA
- the axin2 gene encoding axin-related protein isoform X1: MSSAGVLTCIPDSGRIFRETSLRPPVPGQETKNYKSEKFTMDSQHLRHKEDYIREAEGCVANDSRFSRWGRSLNLLLDDQDGATLFRMYLEGEGLVDLLSFWFACNGFRAMDPLEPKTSKTAKAIYRWYVQNSSAVSCRLKPSTRTQVKECVKNQQLNKTVFDQAQQEIQRAMEQEAFTSFLQSDICKEYARGVEDSPTPESPGPGLPTLAEDEEFGGLHHFSSGMGKINRAFCRIPPRNQRSHFRKSEPSYQYFAPAASINDSEISSDALTEDSMSMTDGSVDGIPPYRSKKQREIHRSVSANGQVPLPFVPRTMRPPAEMMPASPAEFAAKLTIALERVKKQREAEEKLEERLQRLKEEDEKAEYDIPPSSHEAVPGSAVEDDPQSILDDHVSRVLKTPANLSPRSQSPFVQRKGKFQPAFSKGQSSISCHLRPKVPQGMESSTTSTLEHRSSVSSQLPRSSRKPEGCTQSHRAEEGTSAAVLTTPLSPEQEAERNHSVLQWVLESAKLMKKHHRETPASVTHCPELKKATHRAASQPAHLFLQDTSMPPLTAPNTLDQLEEARRRLVEDKRVPKLHKSRCVQSATMKEKGKTVESVPSSAFSTLKLSDEHKTAKKASSDCQGQGLAIVYYFCGERIPYMIRTKEPSLTLQEFKELLSKKGSYKYYFKKESHEFECNAVFQEVSEEDAVLPLFEEKIICKVERAC; encoded by the exons ATGAGTTCTGCTGGAGTATTGACCTGCATCCCAGACTCTGGACGTATCTTCAGGGAAACTTCTTTGCGTCCACCTGTACCAGGCCAGGAGACTAAAAACTACAAG tCTGAAAAGTTCACCATGGATTCTCAGCACTTAAGACACAAGGAAGATTATATCCGTGAAGCTGAAGGCTGCGTTGCCAACGATTCCCGCTTCTCCAGATGGGGCAGGTCTCTAAATCTTCTACTCGATGACCAGGATGGAGCTACGCTTTTCCGCATGTACTTGGAAGGGGAAGGTCTTGTGGATCTTTTAAGTTTTTGGTTTGCTTGCAATGGATTTAGGGCTATGGACCCGTTGGAACCCAAGACATCAAAAACTGCTAAAGCCATATATCGCTGGTATGTACAAAATAGTTCAGCAGTTTCATGCCGCTTAAAGCCATCTACCCGTACCCAAGTGAAGGAGTGTGTGAAGAACCAGCAACTGAATAAGACTGTGTTTGACCAGGCCCAACAAGAGATACAAAGGGCAATGGAGCAGGAGGCATTTACCTCTTTTTTGCAGTCCGATATATGCAAGGAGTATGCTCGTGGTGTTGAAGACAGTCCAACTCCAGAGAGTCCTGGGCCTGGGCTTCCAACGTTGGCCGAGGATGAGGAGTTTGGAGGGTTACACCATTTTTCTTCTGGAATGGGGAAAATAAATCGTGCCTTCTGTCGGATCCCTCCTAGAAACCAAAG gtCTCATTTTCGGAAGTCGGAACCGAGCTATCAGTACTTTGCACCCGCAGCCAGTATCAACGATAGTGAGATATCCAGTGATGCCCTGACAGAAGACAGTATGTCCATGACAGATGGCAGTGT AGATGGGATTCCACCGTATCGTTCAAAAAAGCAGAGGGAGATCCATCGGAGTGTCAGTGCCAATGGCCAAGTGCCTTTGCCTTTTGTTCCA AGGACGATGCGCCCACCGGCAGAGATGATGCCAGCCAGCCCGGCGGAGTTTGCGGCCAAGCTAACAATCGCTTTGGAGCGAGTAAAGAAACAGAGGGAGGCTGAAGAGAAACTGGAAGAAAGGTTGCAGAGGTTAAAAGAG GAAGACGAAAAAGCTGAATACGACATCCCACCGTCCAGTCACGAGGCCGTACCCGGAAGCGCTGTAGAGGACGATCCACAGTCCATCCTTGATGACCACGTATCCAGGGTCTTGAAAACGCCGGCAAATCTGTCGCCAAGATCTCAGTCCCCTTTCGTTCAAAGAAAAGGCAAATTTCAACCGGCCTTCTCGAAAGGGCAGAGTTCCATATCTTGCCACTTGCGTCCCAAAGTCCCTCAGGGTATGGAATCCAGCACTACGTCAACGTTAGAGCACCGAAGCTCTGTAAG CAGCCAACTCCCAAGGAGCTCCAGAAAACCAGAAGGTTGCACCCAGTCCCACAGAGCGGAGGAAGGAACCTCGGCCGCCGTGCTGACCACTCCTCTTTCTCCAGAGCAGGAAGCCGAGCGCAACCACAGTGTCCTGCAATGGGTTCTAGAAAGCGCAAAGTTGATGAAAAAGCACCACCGCGAAACACCTGCCAG TGTCACTCATTGCCCTGAACTAAAGAAGGCTACACACCGTGCAGCATCCCAACCAGCACATTTGTTCCTGCAAGATACTTCCATGCCGCCCCTTACGGCTCCCAACACTCTGGATCAACTGGAAGAGGCCAGAAGACGTCTTGTAGAAGATAAGAGAGTTCCCAAACTTCATAAGTCCAG GTGTGTACAGTCTGCCACAatgaaagaaaaaggcaaaacagTGGAAAGCGTCCCGTCATCTGCCTTCTCTACTCTAAAACTTTCAGATGA gcaTAAGACAGCCAAGAAAGCAAGTTCAGATTGTCAGGGTCAAGGACTTGCCATCGTCTACTACTTCTGTGGTGAAAGGATTCCGTACATGATCCGTACCAAGGAGCCAAGCTTGACGCTACAAGAGTTCAAAGAGTTGTTGAGCAAGAAAGGAAGTTACAA GTATTATTTCAAAAAGGAGAGCCATGAGTTTGAATGCAATGCTGTTTTCCAAGAAGTGTCTGAAGAAGACGCCGTGCTACCTTTATTTGAGGAAAAAATCATCTGCAAGGTGGAAAGGGCATGTTGA